CTGCATGCAAGATCTATACCACAAGAATACGCTTGTCGACCACCGCCAGCCCTTTCATCCGATCAAAGGATTAGCACCAGGTCGAAATGACGCCTGGCATCTGGCAGAGATAGCTGTCTCATGGATCGCAGCTACTTCTGAGCGCACGGCGTCGAGAGAGGCTGCACTGGCGAAGTGGGCCAAATGGAATCGCTTCAACTCTTGCGAGGGACTGGGCATGCCTTTCAAGGGCCGCGTTCACAACTCACTCAGCAATGAGGCGTTGGCGGAAGTTGCGGACATCTTTAACGAACTGTTCTTTGCTGGTCAGCTGCCGTCCTCTCGAGTAAAAATATCCTGGGGGAACCTCAACAAAGGCATGCTGGGCTACACCAAGCGGAACACCTTCGGAGACCGCACATCACGGATCTACATCAACAAGCACCACGACCGCCGCCCAATGACGAAACAGCTTGTGCTTGCTATCATACTCCACGAGATGATTCACGCCTACCTTGAACAGTACACATGCTATCCCTGGTCGAAGGTAGCGTGCGCTAAGGGCATGTGTGGCAAGCTCTACACGGCGAACATCGGGTGCTCTGGCCATGGTCGCGCGTTTCATCACATCGCTAAGACTCTTGAGATCAAGATGGAGACGGTGCTGGGCTTCAAATCTCCTCTCGGACGTCGTGACGGTAGTGCCGAAGAACAGTCTTGTGGGGGAGGCCCACGTCCTTGCATGCGGGATGCAAGACGACTTTTTGAGTGGATGCTGGGATCGGAATTCTCGAGAAGCGTAGACGATGGATTTCGTGCCTACACGGGATTGCAGAAGATGTCACACTTATGGATGCCACTGAGCTCCTTGAGAAAGGGTCCTACCAACAGGCGGTATTCATGCTGAATCAGCTCGACTGATGTGCATTGGAAAGTGGCACGCGCAGCTGACACCATATCGCGCCGTTCTACTACAGCATTACAACGCTCAGGGATGCTCCGATATATGGACAGGGATACATGTATGGAAGAACTATCAGCCCCACCTAAATCGACGTCACGAAATGCCAGGATTCACGAGTCGCGCTGTTCCAACTTCTCTCAACTTCCAATCTCCTTCGCAAATGTAATTCATCTTCCGGTAAGTCTACACTGTCTTTCTCCTTCTCCACCCACTTCCATTCCGTCCAACCACAATCATGGACATAATCCTCGGCCTCGGCATCGCCCTCCCCGTTGTAACAACAACCGGCATTTCAGTAACCACAGGCGTCGCACAAGGCGTCCAAGAACAACACAAACAAAACGCCGATGCCTCAAACCAAACCCGCATGCTTAAATTCCACCTCGACGTCTGGGTCGACGCCCCTCACCGCAAAGGCCCCGGTGCCTCCCTCCACGGTGGCATCGTAACAATCCGAGACGGGAAAGTCTGGATCGAACCTAAGAACTCTACAACGAATTTACCTGAGCACATGGCGAAAGGGTCTCATCCTTTCACGGGGTTCTATCTTGCGTATCCAGATGATAATAGATCTTATACCCGCGGAATTGTTACGACGATTAGTGTCGACCCGCCCATGTTGAATTGGATGTACATCGATAAAGATAGCTATGAGTGCCGCGTCGCGTCCCGGTCGGGGTCTATCATGCATCATGTCGGGGACTACGACTGGACTTCTGACGATAACGAGAATTCCATGGTGACATTCGACGAATTGGAAGGTTTCGTCGCTGTGCAGGAACGGGAGGAGGGAGATGAGATGGGGTGGGCGCTGTATTTTGATTTGGATGATGATGGGTTGAAGGGGAAGAGGAAGGAGAGTGGGAAGGGGAATGTGGTGGAGGTGCATTTGCAGAGGAGAGTTATTACGGGGCAGGAGGTTAATAAGTGGGGGTTGAAGGAGGAGGGGAATATGGGGTTTAAGGCGACGGAGGAGGTTAATAAGTTGAGGAAGGAGAAGAGGGAGGGAAAGGAGCagggtggtggtggtggtggtgatgAGGCTGGGCAGGCGGCGGGTTGAGGGTAGGGCTTGTTGCTGTTCGCGAGAGAGGATGATTATGATTTGTGATCAAACGGCGGCATGAAGCAGACAACTCTGGCACCATGGCCTATGTTTCCTGTCCTGACGACAGCATGTGATATCTGGAATGCGGGTTTCCGGTAACACGACACTGGCGGTCGACCTCGTGGTGCGGGAGTGACAATGGGGGCCCACTGGCGAATTCAGCGATGCCCAAAGGCTCCGCCAGCGACTTTGACCCGCGCGCATGAACTCTCTGGAGTGTTTCGCCGGACCTCGTCAGGCGGGTTATGTCACAGGGACTAAAGACGTCCACCATGTGGTGTCCCTACCTGTGCCTGCCAGAAGGGAGTGGAGGTTCAAGCTCGGAAACAAGAAAACCAGTGGTGAAGACTGGAAACGGGTACAATTGGGCCGATCTTATGGATTCATGGAGACGTGAAAGTGCGTCCTTGATGCTCAATTAGTCGAGCCCGAATGTCCAGTGGGAACCATACCATGCTGCTCCCAAAGTAAGAGGGTAATTCATCAGAGGGCGTCGTCAAGTTTCAAACATTGCTTGATCTTCACACATGGAGTATGTGCAATTGAATCTGGATATCCTGTCGTTCCTCTGAACTTCTACACAAGGGAGGTCAAACTCCATTCTCGACTCCTGTATCTCGATGTAAACACTCTGCCGTCGTCGTTGCGGAAGCCTCTACTCCCTTAGAGCTTCGAGCCCAACACCGATCGCATGCGCTTCTCAACCGCCTCTAGGTACTCGTCGGTCGTGACAAAGTCCTTTGGCTTGCCGCAGCTGATTGCCAGGTCCTTGGTCATGATGCCTTGTTGGTCAACAACGTGGATGCATGCCTCTTCGAGACTCTCGGCGAACTTGACAAGCTCCGGTGTGTCATCAAGCTCGCCACGCTTGGCAAGACCTCGTGTCCAGGCGAAGATCGATGCGATAGGGTTGGTCGAGGTTGGGTTGCCTTTTTGATGTTCGCGGTAGTGGCGGGTGACTGTGCCATGCGCAGCTTCGGCTTCGGTGGTCTTGCCATCCGGGGTGACAAGGACGGAGGTCATGAGGCCTAGCGAGCCGAAGCCTTGGGCGACAATGTCGGATTGGACGTCACCGTCGTAGTCTGTCATGTGTTAGCAACGTCATTCAGATGTCTCGTTGATGAACGCACTCTTCATGGCAATGAGCATGCCACCCTCGTTCTTGATCATCTGCGCAACCATGTCGTCGATAAGACGGTGCTCGTACCACAGACCCTTGCTCTCAAACTCCTTGCGGTAGTCCTTCTCGTAGATGTCCTGGAAGATGTCCTTGAATCTGCCGTCGTACTTCTTCAGGATAGTGTTCTTGGTGGTCATGTACATTGGGTAGTTGAGGTTCAGCGCGTGCTTGAATGAAGCATGGGCGAAGCCCCGGATACTCTCGCCCGTGTTGTACTGTGTCTGAGCGACACCTCCCTCGTTCTTGTCCGAGAACTCGAAGACGTGAATCCGTTCAGGCTGACCGCCCTTGGGCGTGAAGACCATCTCCAGCTTGCCTGGACCCTCGATGACCTTGTCCTTTGCTCGGTACTGGTCGCCGTGGGCGTGACGTCCGATAACGATGGGCTTCTTCCAGCCGGGCACCAATCGAGGCACTCTTGGAATGACAATGGGTTCACGGAAGACGGTGCCGCCGAGAATGTTTCTGATTGTGCCGTTGGGGCTCAGCCACATCTGCTTGAGCTTGAACTCTTCCACGCGTGCCTCATCGGGTGTAATGGTTGCGCACTTGACTGCCACGCTGTACTTCTTGGTCGCTTCTGCCGCATCGATGGTGATCTGGTCGTTGGTCTCGTCTCGCTTCTCCAGGCCCAGGTCGTAGTACTTGAGGTCGATGTCGAGGTAGGGATAGATGAACTTGTCCTTGATGTTCTGCCAGATGATGCGCGTCATCTCATCGCCGTCCATCTCGACGACGGGATTCTTGACCTTGATCTTGGGGATCTGCTGGGAGGCCATGTTGCGGCGCTGCACGACTTTGGCTGCGATTGGGCGCGGAAATGTGCGTGCTGCGGCGACGGTGTGTGGGCGGAGGGTGGAGGGGAGGGTGCGTGCAAAGGGTGCGGTGGGTGCTCGGAGAGCAGACATTGTGGATGACGAGAATGGGACAAAGGATATCTCAGCGGCCACCGGGTAACTGCGTGTTTCTTCTCCGTCGATTGTTTCGTGCAGCACCCGAGGGTAGAGCTCGAGCGATGCAACCAAGCAAGCACCTGCAGGCTGACTTCAGCCCTCGCCGATGTCGCTCTTCACTTGCGGGGAAAGTGCCAGGGTATTTTGCCGGGTGGAATCTCGGAAATAACGACTCCACAGACGCCATTCCACACAGCATGGCCCTGCCAAGCAGCCTCGTGTCTGGCTGGGAACAAGGAACTCAGGCACATGGTGAGGAGTCGAAAGTATATTGCGACCTGAGGGTGCCACATGTCGTCACTTCCCACACCTTCGCGACCTTCCGTATGCATGAGCGGGCATGTCTAAAGAATGGTATGTGGCACTGGAGGGCATACAGTTCACATGGAGGCACATATGGTTCATTTCGACAGACCTGCTATTCATCAACGAAAAGAACGCCAGCTGTACCGTCTTGACGAACATGCTCGACATTGATTCTAGGCCCTTTGAACCACTTCCTCCCACTAACAGCATAGTAGCTCATAACCAGGAACATAGCACCCCCATAGATCAGGCAGGTCCTGTGAAATGTCAGCTTGCTCATCACAATCATCTGGCGAGACGTACCAATTCATCGTCCGAGGAGTTAGGTCAGCACCCTTCACGCTCGGGAAGCACAGAGCGGGAACGATTAGCAGAAGCCAAGCCACGGCGAGCGCGTTCAGCGGCTTTGAGAAGATGCCCAAGTGCCATGGATCAGGCTTGAAGCGGGCTCGGTCGAAGAAGAGCTTGAGGCCAACTGGAGTCTGGGAAATGTCAGCCATTTCCGCCCATCAGTTGGGGAGGTCAACTCACAACGAATGCTGTGTACTGGCCGATAGCACCTGTTATCCGATCAGGATGAAGACCAGACACCACCGCGGAGCCACACTCACCAAGAGAGAACACAGCATTAATCGTGACAGTCCCAGCAAACAACAACAAGCCCAACAACGCCGCAACCACCAACACACCCCACGTAGCCTACACAGGCGTCTTCGTCCTCGAATTGACTTTACTCCATCACCTACTCCCCAGAATCGCTCCATCACGCGAATACGCAAATGTCACCCTTGCTGCAGCGATCGTGACACCCTGTCCGCAGAAAAACTGGGCGATCATAGTCAACGAGAAGAACGCAAGACCTGCCCTCTTCCCCAGAACCTGGGGACAGAGTGACCCGAATGGCTGGCCGTATTGACCACTCACGACGTCCGGGATGTCCTTAACGGTATATGCGATGACCATCATGATAGCCCAGCCCATCCAGAGCCCGGACTGCGCGGTCATGACAATGGCGCGAGGCGAGGCGAGGTTCGAGTTGCTGCACTCTTCGGTCAGGTGGAAGGGGACGTCGTAGCCGGACATGGTGTAGATTGTGGTGAGAAAGCCCATGATTGTCGCCCAGCCAATGGGCCATTGCGTGCCGTTCTCGAAAGTCGTCCATACGGCGTGGGAGTCGTTTGTCTTTGGGGTGTTGATGGAGCCGACTGGAAACCATATGATGAACATGAGGACGATGAGGACGTTGAAGACTGTTTCGACGACGTTCACGTGGCCGATGAATTTGGTGCTTTGCATTGTGATGGCTCCCTGGAGAATGAGGATCAGGAGGAAGATGAGGTAGATATGCCAATCCTGTCATATACACACATCAGCATATCCCTCACCCCTTCCCGCAAGAGATATCTTGATCCTCACCTTCGGAACATAATCCGCATTACTTATCTGCCCCGCCGTCAGCACCATAGCCGCAAGCGTATAATTCAGCGAGCAAGGCCCACTAATGAACCCGAAAAAATTACTCCAGCCCACAAACCACGCCGCAACAGGTCCCCAACCCTCTGGCGCCAAAACTGCGGCAGCATAATAAAGCCCTCCAGCCGTCGGCATAGCGGAACAGAGCCCCGCCATACTGAAGGCCACGGTCTGGATCATGAGGCCGGCGATGAGCCAGCCCCATACTGCGCCGCCTGTGCCGGAGTAGCCGAGACTGTAGAAGAGGATTGATGCGATGGAGGGGAGGAGGCCGAGAACTGAGAAGGAGACGGAGAAGGATTAGAGGATTGAGAGGTCGCGTTGGAATTCTTGTCTGATGGGAAAGCGTGTCGATGGAAAGGACAAGTCGAAGGGCGATTGCCATGCTTACTTGTATCCCAATGCACCCAACGTCTGCTCGTCCAGCGTCGCATTGTCGTCAACGATGGCATGTTCGTGCTGTTTATCGAGCACAGAAGTGACTTTGACATTCTGACCGAGAGGTTCTGGATGTTCACTTCGACCCATCATTGCGACCAATCGGCACAAACACTGTCAAGGTCTCACAAGAACAAGCCAGCAGCGAAGAAATCCTTACTTACTTCTACTGTATAAGGCATCCAGCACACCTCAGCCGCAAGCAAGCCCTCAAACGCCGATAAGGTGGATAAGGTAGGAAGGTGAAAGCTTGCCTTGGCGCGGCAGAGCGGAGAGATCTGCATGCATGGCTGTACAGCTGTGCCTGTGTGCCCGACCTTGCGATTGGCTGGGAGGGCTGCGTGAGT
This genomic window from Fulvia fulva chromosome 4, complete sequence contains:
- a CDS encoding Isocitrate dehydrogenase [NADP], mitochondrial encodes the protein MSALRAPTAPFARTLPSTLRPHTVAAARTFPRPIAAKVVQRRNMASQQIPKIKVKNPVVEMDGDEMTRIIWQNIKDKFIYPYLDIDLKYYDLGLEKRDETNDQITIDAAEATKKYSVAVKCATITPDEARVEEFKLKQMWLSPNGTIRNILGGTVFREPIVIPRVPRLVPGWKKPIVIGRHAHGDQYRAKDKVIEGPGKLEMVFTPKGGQPERIHVFEFSDKNEGGVAQTQYNTGESIRGFAHASFKHALNLNYPMYMTTKNTILKKYDGRFKDIFQDIYEKDYRKEFESKGLWYEHRLIDDMVAQMIKNEGGMLIAMKNYDGDVQSDIVAQGFGSLGLMTSVLVTPDGKTTEAEAAHGTVTRHYREHQKGNPTSTNPIASIFAWTRGLAKRGELDDTPELVKFAESLEEACIHVVDQQGIMTKDLAISCGKPKDFVTTDEYLEAVEKRMRSVLGSKL
- a CDS encoding Putative polyamine transporter — its product is MADISQTPVGLKLFFDRARFKPDPWHLGIFSKPLNALAVAWLLLIVPALCFPSVKGADLTPRTMNWTCLIYGGAMFLVMSYYAVSGRKWFKGPRINVEHVRQDGTAGVLFVDE